A single region of the Eleginops maclovinus isolate JMC-PN-2008 ecotype Puerto Natales chromosome 16, JC_Emac_rtc_rv5, whole genome shotgun sequence genome encodes:
- the pmp22a gene encoding peripheral myelin protein 22a, with protein MLLILLGVLIMHLVILILLIVSTAASAWSVGGDMSTDLWYNCMTSNGGYHCKPASSEDWIQAVQALMILSLLFCFFSLIVFVFQLFKLVKGGRFFFTAIFQILASVFVMCAAIIYTVMSPDDGSVKFGYAYVLAWVAFPLSLISGFIYIVLRKKE; from the exons ATGCTGCTCATCCTGCTCGGAGTGCTTATTATGCACCTTGTCATTCTCATTCTTCTCATCGTGTCGACAGCAGCAAGT GCCTGGTCTGTAGGTGGGGATATGAGCACAGATCTGTGGTACAATTGCATGACATCTAATGGAGGCTACCACTGCAAGCCAGCCAGCAGTGAAG ACTGGATCCAGGCAGTGCAAGCCCTCATGATCCTGTCCCTGCTATTCTGCTTCTTCTCCCTCATTGTGTTCGTGTTTCAGCTGTTCAAATTGGTCAAGGGCGGACGCTTCTTCTTCACCGCCATCTTCCAGATCTTGGCAA gtgtgtttgtgatgtgtgcGGCGATCATATACACCGTGATGAGCCCAGATGATGGATCCGTAAAATTTGGCTACGCCTATGTGCTGGCCTGGGTGGCTTTCCCTCTCAGTCTCATAAGCGGTTTCATTTATATCGTCCTGAGGAAGAAAGaatga